Proteins from a genomic interval of Arvicola amphibius chromosome 14, mArvAmp1.2, whole genome shotgun sequence:
- the Ankrd34a gene encoding ankyrin repeat domain-containing protein 34A, which yields MLHTEGHALLRAVGQGKLRLARLLLEGGAYVNEGDAQGETALMAACRARYDDPQNKARMVRYLLEQGADPNIADRLGRTALMHACAGGGGAAVASLLLAHGADPSVRDHAGASALVHALDRGDRETLATLLDACKAKGTEVIIITTDTSPSGTKKTRQYLNSPPSPGVEDPAPAPPSPGVCTSPSEVQLQTAGGGRSSLSPRAQEEEEKRDVFEFPVPKPPDDPSPSEPLPKPPRHPPKPLKRLNSEPWGLVAPPQPVPPAEGRPGMERLAAEFNGLTLTGRPRLSRRHSTEGPEDPPPWAEKVTGGGPLSRRNTAPEAQESGLPAGLRQKLSRMESVELDTPGHFCPDSPECSRLSLERRRYSASPLTLPPAGSVSSPRQSQESLPGAVSPLSGRRRSPGLLERRGSGTLLLDHISQTRPGFLPPLNVSPHPPIPDIRPQAGGRAPSLPAPPHSGAPGSPRTKRKLVRRHSMQTEQIRLLGGFQSLGGPGEPGR from the coding sequence ATGCTGCACACCGAGGGCCACGCTCTTCTTCGGGCGGTGGGTCAGGGTAAGCTTCGCTTGGCCCGTTTGCTTCTGGAGGGAGGAGCCTACGTGAATGAGGGTGATGCCCAGGGGGAAACTGCGCTAATGGCGGCCTGCAGGGCCCGCTACGACGACCCTCAGAACAAGGCGCGCATGGTACGCTACCTCCTGGAGCAAGGCGCGGACCCCAACATCGCAGACCGTTTAGGACGCACCGCGCTCATGCACGCTTGCGCCGGGGGTGGGGGAGCCGCAGTGGCCTCTTTGCTCCTTGCCCATGGCGCAGACCCCTCAGTCCGAGATCACGCTGGCGCTTCTGCGCTTGTCCACGCCCTGGACCGCGGGGACCGTGAGACCCTTGCCACGCTGCTGGACGCCTGCAAGGCCAAGGGCACGGAGGTCATCATCATAACCACGGATACCTCGCCCTCGGGCACCAAGAAGACCAGGCAGTATCTCAATTCCCCACCGTCCCCGGGGGTAGAGGATCCTGCACCCGCTCCTCCTAGTCCAGGGGTGTGCACGTCGCCTTCTGAAGTCCAGCTGCAGACTGCAGGAGGAGGACGGAGCTCGTTATCCCCTCGCgcccaggaagaagaggagaaaagagacgTATTTGAATTTCCTGTTCCTAAGCCCCCTGATGACCCTTCCCCTTCCGAGCCTCTCCCCAAGCCGCCTCGACATCCTCCAAAACCACTCAAAAGGCTCAACTCTGAGCCCTGGGGCCTTGTGGCTCCTCCTCAACCGGTCCCTCCTGCCGAAGGGAGACCGGGGATGGAGCGCCTGGCCGCTGAATTTAACGGCCTGACCCTAACCGGTAGACCGCGTCTTTCCCGGCGTCACAGCACCGAAGGCCCGGAGGACCCGCCCCCATGGGCGGAGAAAGTGACAGGCGGGGGTCCTCTCTCGCGCCGAAACACAGCGCCCGAGGCTCAAGAgtctggtcttcctgcagggctAAGGCAAAAACTGAGCCGCATGGAGTCCGTGGAGCTCGATACCCCTGGACATTTTTGCCCTGACTCACCCGAGTGCAGCCGCTTATCCCTGGAGCGCCGGCGATACAGCGCCTCTCCGCTGACCCTCCCTCCAGCGGGCTCAGTTTCTTCTCCGCGCCAGTCCCAAGAGAGTCTGCCCGGGGCTGTATCCCCGCTGAGCGGACGGAGGCGGAGTCCCGGGCTGCTGGAACGCAGGGGTTCCGGGACCCTGCTCCTGGACCACATCTCGCAAACGCGACCTGGTTTCTTGCCTCCTCTCAACGTCAGCCCCCACCCTCCCATCCCCGACATTCGCCCCCAAGCCGGAGGTCGGGCACCCTCACTGCCTGCCCCTCCTCATTCTGGGGCACCAGGGTCTCCCAGGACCAAGCGCAAGTTGGTGAGACGCCACTCAATGCAGACTGAGCAGATTCGCCTGCTAGGGGGTTTCCAGAGTCTAGGCGGGCCAGGGGAACCAGGGCGCTGA